A section of the Planctomycetaceae bacterium genome encodes:
- a CDS encoding S8 family serine peptidase gives MSNKIILALVLTLLLTTIGSAASYNVAANFADVNSAIENAIDGDEIIVADGTITLTIDVYNHQQQFNTNGKAITVKSANGPSNCTIDCHGVTRAFLCENFEDVTTVIDGFTIKDGSADYGAAIECYGSSPTIKNCVIEGGQAYYGGAIDIFFGSPVIQDCVIRNNTADSDGSAIECSGGESMPVIQNCLFYGNTATNRYAALDFYDNCSAEITNCTIVNNTGIDSFGGVYSTDSDVTIRNSILWNNGISTSGIITATYCCIENGHSGTGNISSNPIFKTGRYGDYYLSQVSAGQYYTSSCVNAGDSNAVNIFGTGAYTTNTYDIDDTTKVDIGYHYYNPNLQETCTLTTYPEPSAVYGSVDPCYPTGQTFPKYSEKSISAYPAGTYQLTEWHYGDTAGFPGTYNVFSGLSEFTITLDADKTVVPVFNTVPMYKLTAYVVDGNGTVSVSPNNYPDEYDPDSYYIQQGTTATITVATQTGYIVKNWYIYKTNDPNHSVIKAATSNTCVIDMNDNITVEAQLQYQEYELRTRVDGGNGTILPKRTKYPAGTTVNLSATPYTGYRVHAWGGDAIIKPNWNARTNTVLMNAIKDVNVTFELDTSKVIFVGAGGDIQGAIDDANNGDTVKLSPGTYVGTGLMVSGNKAITILGDPENPENYVIDCSGEGSIGIYVSSMSPCTINGITIKNIDTFTGDGTNARGPDQAGVNGFDHFYGAISLVNANHQVLNCRISNVTLSAGDGGAGADGNTAVWDGSYGGDGGWAMGGGIVIWDSSPLIKGTIIEDCTVIGGNGGNGGNGRTAEAPDSNLGEGGYGGLPGAAYGGGIACWKNSSPIFEDCIIRRCQAIGGHGGNGGNGGRTMMGGYGGLAKDAGAWHKNNKIDPNGWGGSRIGINWPNNIFATFDPVTFATDANSIDISDYSTQGGGIYVGRDCNVKFIGCTLNDNTAEGCISGLGGLYNVTGAQIQPRKNYHMPSYGSAVFCDANSITKFTRCEVYNDEIVVTNDGEDIVSENDDCGGGSLGSRNTLWKDVNDCNIYTNFAPYGAGIYDVNSNDTHINDCNIYSNNSYSGGGVMTIDCYGHIHNSIIRNNTAGTQLEPNLTDYALFGSGGGVYAFSSCLDINDSIITDNAANSTGGGICFAGDYAVTPTIMNCLIKNNRAGVSGGGIAAIEYADLTIQNCTIYNNAVTGAEGSGGGIFASYAAKVIVKNNIIWNNKGIAGSQIGLSKGGSSTYFYAYMKALYNDIDLRANAALDFANSTSSSPSITISKLIDAETIYNEINTSGTAKVIITLADVDFDTDWSSSASISMTQNAIAYRQTKVLSSMEAGEFTLTNQYVNVAALGGKVTASGLTSLLNNSLVAHIEPVRICYPALAQAIPMGNALATRSQYNGQNCAIAIVDTGIDYTHSRLGGGSFPNAKTIGGFDFGDNDADPMPVEGYTYTDGYGIGAHGTNCAGIAAGNLGTVGDYIGGVAYGAKLYALKVTLNTDLYQGFPNTATYAAWDWCLTHKDDNSSYPIRVISNSWGSRVAAFDNEEDADNYSPSFATLAKNIVDAGITILAASGNEGRTDSIAWPSAMSNVISVGALYDTTGQVTDYSNSADNLDIFAPADPVYTTDLVGSAGYDGDYYPYFNGTSSACPFIAGCVAALQSAALDYLGAPLTPAQIETILKATGTSVTDTKVAVTKPMVNLLSAITLLSSSSPIYTDDAGNTLVGIAKDASNNWTVQGSTNISADPNFVLGFYLSSIDAGQDITSVCVNAGSTYATVLNLDTYTTRTDGVKDMGYVDMGYHYGEGLSVYNLVIDVNTSAADGTTDPLPGLYKKYSGEVVTITAVPDVNSRVAAWIIDGTSIPSNVKKYTITMDKSHTVTVVFEEYVTRSIVVPDQYKTIQEALDVAESGDIIYIYPKSDGTPHYIEDPCGLDFGGKALTIRSRYPDDKNIVAETIIDCNNRGRAFIFRNNEDACSVIEGLTITNGLASGTIATGTRIVLDPEDANIYQLDGNDGNGNGYGGAIYVGVGASPTIRKCVFTNCQVTGGQGSDGGRGYDLPSDSTLERGGFGGDGGNGSGNGYGGVIFCAAKSAPAVLDCKFNDNAAHGGIGGDGGDGGNGASGKTAGNGGDGGDGYGNGFGGVIYCSAKSSPKILGCSFGENLGGMGVGGTYGLQGWGPTPTDPPYPYDGYAGSSSGTGYGGAIYYEKGSNADINDCQILNGDTVATTGDTLGSGGGAIYFEPACANSVILNSTLAGNKASAGLGGAIILNANNKLVLNNCYIGGNSANTDGGAIAVGSKNDANLCELVFSDCVFTSNTASALGGSIYAKNSDANFVECFVNRNTAHSGGGLYIVSESSLRFIGGTINDNNAVGSDAQGGGAMIMHLPAEFINCQITGNSSNYAGGGIMLNGPETAISQIINCLFAKNRAAVRGGAIVTSLDSSPTIKSCTFSENETDVGGKGGGIFCTFRSSPKIKYCIFDKNKRIAIYENSTDCKPVISYNLFNNNYHGDYYNYTIDRLFSIIQPAIDRSTELSELNAHTAGNNIADLSVNSNEIEIFRAGSLGDYYLRQKTADYNDTACLAINAGDVDAMAVTVFDGKTMADYTTRTDSYLPDATSDTYDIGKLDLGFHYKDANEAAQLYLTTEVAGGKGTISPASGYVYRGTTVQLTAAPTTGWRVKQWLGTDDDSTTNTTNYVVMMSDRTVSVAFEQPRNLYLPAGYATLQEAINDSRDGDKIIISPGTYQYFDINYDNLFGVAINGKSITITGSNPDDPCVVAATIFKGNRFVISNVDSSMILDGITIQGSHWYGGDALCPTTPISPDGINGGSLLGGAMEINNASPTIRNVRFVDCSAGGGDGTNNCSTGGDGGWAGYGYGGAVGIDSGSSPVFKNCSFTGCYAYGGDGGDGDTSNDTPGHGGNWGDPNGSRYQTWDYADDMGGPGSYAPYWYYTGQGGAIYCSADTHPVFKDCVFSNNFVVGGTCGISCPDVEAWPNHHYIIDSFGGAVYMATGSQADFTDCNFVNNLGDTRNQIGDVNNVAWLYKEANWALSDNVVSYGGAIYAESTDSIPTVKDCTFNSNIACAGGALNVEDSIFHISNSNFFGNTAMLGGSMLFIGSDTILSSCDFYGNTAVAPAGQGGVVYSAAGAPKFYDCRMLYNSASSSGGAGYFSGELEPIMHNCLITHNTAATYGGGLSANFDVQLHMSSCTVAHNQATGSTSFGGGLNCAYNANTTVINSIFWENEANTGRQIAIGNSYSAADKQPAEVTVTYSDIQSGGAGIFCDQTNGCLLYGFTEPSTNLYGTSLSSPQFISSLWVTTPWNDYFLAAPDINEGSATMQTTDNMCIDSGSGTAISWNMYKHTTRTDRKIDVPDSNIDMGYHYIIPATITGDFDFDGDVDIVDCNGFMQYWMYEDCTFPYYCNGRDFTEDGEVDFEDYAIFADYYQETEKIPPQPNSMTWAILPKSAGLTSITMTATTATDNSSKVIEYYFECLSVKDHNSGWITSSTYTDTGLTTGDTYGYQVKARDGRGNETGWSLPHYTRAGSDSTAPTPDPMTWLIVPTLIDSNSVGMSATIATDISGVEYSFEETTGHNGGTNSGWISVNTYIDYGLEPNTVYTYKVQARDKSDNYNETGFSAERSIKTPASGGDVNDVNDTNDISNIIPLWTTEPYATSGNPWYYHIMDATAATDAVAYYFDCCEGGGTDSGWITSTHYEAGPFGSVTNSSYRYKYKNAAGKESGWSPIVSTFSGW, from the coding sequence ATGAGTAACAAAATTATTCTCGCTCTAGTATTAACCCTACTATTAACCACAATCGGCAGCGCAGCTTCATACAACGTAGCCGCAAATTTTGCTGATGTGAACTCGGCTATCGAGAATGCAATCGACGGCGACGAAATCATTGTGGCTGATGGTACCATTACGCTCACCATTGATGTTTATAACCATCAGCAGCAATTCAACACCAACGGCAAAGCCATAACAGTCAAAAGCGCAAACGGGCCTTCAAACTGTACAATTGACTGTCATGGTGTTACGCGCGCGTTCCTCTGCGAAAACTTTGAAGATGTAACAACCGTTATTGACGGCTTTACGATTAAGGATGGCAGCGCAGATTACGGTGCCGCAATCGAATGTTACGGCTCATCTCCAACAATCAAAAATTGCGTCATTGAAGGCGGTCAGGCATACTATGGCGGTGCTATCGATATATTCTTCGGCTCGCCTGTAATTCAGGATTGCGTTATCAGAAATAACACCGCTGATTCTGACGGCTCGGCAATTGAATGCAGCGGCGGAGAGTCAATGCCCGTAATCCAGAACTGTCTTTTCTATGGCAACACCGCAACGAACAGATATGCAGCTTTAGATTTTTATGACAATTGCTCCGCGGAAATAACCAACTGTACAATAGTAAATAACACAGGAATAGACTCTTTCGGCGGTGTATATTCTACGGACTCGGATGTAACAATCCGCAATTCAATTCTCTGGAACAACGGCATCAGTACCAGCGGCATAATTACTGCAACCTACTGCTGTATCGAAAACGGACACAGCGGAACAGGCAACATAAGCAGCAATCCAATATTCAAAACCGGTCGTTACGGCGATTATTATTTGAGCCAGGTATCGGCAGGACAGTATTATACAAGCAGTTGCGTCAATGCAGGCGACAGTAACGCTGTCAATATTTTCGGCACTGGCGCATATACAACAAACACTTATGACATCGACGACACTACTAAGGTCGATATTGGCTATCATTATTACAATCCCAACCTGCAGGAAACCTGCACACTGACAACATATCCGGAACCGTCAGCAGTTTATGGCAGTGTTGATCCTTGTTATCCGACAGGACAAACTTTTCCAAAATACAGCGAAAAATCAATATCTGCGTATCCGGCCGGTACCTACCAACTCACGGAATGGCATTACGGCGATACAGCAGGCTTCCCCGGTACATACAATGTCTTTTCAGGATTATCGGAATTTACCATAACGCTTGATGCCGACAAAACAGTTGTCCCGGTATTCAACACAGTGCCGATGTACAAATTGACAGCTTACGTAGTTGACGGCAATGGCACTGTCAGCGTTTCTCCAAATAACTATCCGGATGAATACGACCCGGACAGCTATTATATACAACAAGGCACAACTGCTACAATTACCGTGGCTACACAAACCGGTTACATAGTAAAGAACTGGTATATATATAAGACTAACGACCCCAACCATTCTGTAATTAAAGCCGCGACAAGCAACACCTGTGTCATAGATATGAATGACAACATAACAGTTGAGGCACAGTTACAATATCAGGAATACGAACTTAGAACCCGCGTTGACGGCGGCAATGGAACTATCTTGCCGAAACGCACAAAATATCCGGCTGGAACAACCGTTAATCTGTCGGCAACACCATACACCGGTTACAGAGTACATGCCTGGGGCGGCGATGCAATAATAAAGCCAAACTGGAATGCCCGCACCAACACCGTATTGATGAACGCGATTAAAGATGTCAATGTAACGTTCGAGCTTGACACAAGCAAAGTAATCTTTGTCGGCGCCGGCGGAGATATTCAGGGCGCAATCGACGATGCAAATAATGGCGATACCGTAAAACTATCTCCTGGTACTTATGTCGGTACAGGTTTAATGGTAAGTGGAAATAAGGCAATTACAATTCTGGGCGACCCTGAAAACCCGGAAAATTATGTAATCGACTGTTCTGGCGAGGGATCTATCGGCATCTATGTCTCAAGCATGTCGCCGTGTACAATAAACGGCATAACGATAAAGAATATAGATACTTTCACCGGAGATGGTACAAATGCAAGAGGCCCAGATCAAGCCGGCGTTAATGGTTTTGATCATTTCTACGGTGCAATATCGTTGGTAAACGCAAATCATCAGGTTCTTAACTGCCGTATAAGCAATGTAACACTCTCTGCCGGAGACGGCGGTGCAGGTGCCGACGGAAATACAGCCGTCTGGGATGGCTCTTATGGCGGCGATGGCGGATGGGCAATGGGCGGAGGTATAGTCATATGGGACTCTTCACCTTTAATTAAGGGTACCATCATTGAGGACTGTACCGTAATAGGCGGAAACGGTGGTAACGGCGGAAATGGACGTACTGCCGAAGCTCCAGATTCAAATCTCGGCGAAGGTGGTTATGGTGGTTTACCAGGCGCAGCTTATGGCGGCGGTATTGCTTGCTGGAAAAACTCGAGTCCGATATTTGAAGATTGCATTATTCGCAGATGCCAGGCAATCGGCGGACACGGCGGTAACGGCGGTAATGGCGGAAGAACAATGATGGGCGGTTACGGCGGTCTGGCGAAAGATGCCGGCGCATGGCATAAAAATAACAAGATAGATCCCAATGGTTGGGGTGGCTCGCGTATCGGTATAAATTGGCCCAATAACATCTTTGCGACATTTGACCCTGTTACATTTGCAACGGACGCCAACTCAATAGATATATCCGATTACAGCACACAAGGCGGCGGTATTTATGTAGGACGCGACTGTAATGTAAAATTTATCGGCTGCACATTGAACGACAATACGGCCGAGGGATGTATCAGCGGATTAGGCGGCCTTTATAACGTCACTGGTGCACAAATCCAGCCAAGGAAAAATTACCACATGCCAAGTTACGGCAGCGCCGTATTTTGTGATGCCAACTCCATTACTAAGTTTACACGCTGCGAAGTATATAATGATGAAATCGTAGTTACAAACGACGGCGAAGATATAGTCTCCGAAAACGATGACTGCGGCGGCGGAAGTTTAGGTTCTCGAAACACTCTGTGGAAAGATGTCAATGACTGCAATATTTACACAAACTTCGCACCGTATGGCGCCGGTATATACGATGTAAACAGCAACGATACACACATCAACGATTGCAATATATATTCGAACAATTCATATTCCGGCGGCGGCGTTATGACCATTGATTGTTACGGTCATATACACAACTCCATCATACGCAACAACACCGCAGGAACACAGCTTGAACCGAACCTGACCGACTACGCGTTATTCGGTTCCGGCGGCGGCGTTTACGCATTTTCGAGCTGCCTTGATATCAACGACAGCATAATAACCGATAACGCAGCCAACTCGACCGGCGGCGGCATTTGCTTCGCGGGCGATTACGCAGTGACGCCAACAATTATGAACTGTCTGATTAAGAATAACAGGGCAGGCGTATCGGGCGGCGGTATAGCAGCAATAGAATATGCCGACCTGACAATTCAAAACTGTACTATATACAATAACGCTGTAACCGGCGCGGAAGGCAGCGGCGGCGGTATTTTTGCATCGTATGCTGCCAAAGTCATTGTAAAAAACAATATCATCTGGAACAACAAAGGTATCGCAGGTTCGCAAATCGGATTAAGCAAAGGCGGAAGCAGTACATACTTCTACGCCTATATGAAAGCTCTGTACAACGATATAGATTTACGAGCCAATGCAGCTCTCGACTTTGCCAACAGCACAAGTTCCAGCCCGTCTATAACAATCAGCAAACTGATAGATGCTGAAACAATTTATAATGAAATCAATACATCAGGAACAGCAAAGGTTATCATCACACTGGCTGATGTGGATTTCGATACCGACTGGTCTTCGTCGGCATCTATAAGTATGACACAAAACGCGATAGCGTATCGTCAGACTAAAGTGCTCTCTTCAATGGAAGCCGGTGAATTTACTCTTACCAACCAATATGTCAACGTAGCGGCATTAGGCGGAAAAGTAACAGCGTCAGGTTTGACCTCATTGTTGAACAATTCGCTTGTCGCACATATTGAGCCGGTCAGAATATGTTATCCGGCACTTGCACAGGCTATTCCGATGGGCAACGCACTTGCCACACGTTCGCAGTATAACGGCCAGAACTGCGCTATAGCTATTGTCGATACAGGCATTGACTATACGCATTCCAGACTTGGCGGCGGCAGCTTCCCGAACGCAAAAACTATCGGCGGATTCGATTTCGGCGATAACGATGCCGACCCGATGCCGGTTGAAGGTTATACATATACTGACGGATACGGCATAGGAGCACACGGTACAAATTGCGCAGGTATTGCGGCAGGAAATCTTGGAACCGTCGGCGATTATATCGGCGGCGTTGCTTACGGCGCAAAATTGTACGCACTTAAAGTTACACTCAATACAGACCTGTATCAGGGTTTCCCGAACACCGCGACTTACGCTGCGTGGGACTGGTGCTTAACGCATAAGGACGATAATTCGTCTTATCCTATCAGAGTAATAAGCAACAGTTGGGGAAGCCGTGTAGCTGCGTTTGACAATGAAGAAGACGCAGACAATTATTCACCTTCGTTTGCAACACTGGCGAAAAACATAGTCGACGCAGGCATTACAATTCTTGCCGCATCCGGCAACGAGGGTCGTACCGACAGTATCGCATGGCCTTCAGCAATGTCGAATGTAATCAGCGTAGGCGCTCTATATGACACAACCGGTCAGGTAACGGATTATTCAAATTCGGCTGACAACCTCGATATATTCGCCCCCGCTGACCCTGTTTATACAACCGACCTTGTAGGCTCGGCAGGTTATGACGGCGATTATTATCCTTACTTTAACGGCACAAGTTCAGCTTGTCCGTTCATTGCAGGATGCGTAGCGGCTCTGCAAAGCGCAGCATTAGATTACTTAGGCGCCCCGCTTACGCCTGCACAGATTGAAACCATTTTGAAAGCTACGGGCACTTCTGTAACAGATACGAAAGTGGCTGTAACAAAACCGATGGTAAATCTGTTATCAGCGATAACACTTTTAAGTTCATCGTCTCCGATTTATACAGATGACGCAGGCAATACTCTCGTCGGTATCGCAAAAGACGCCAGCAACAACTGGACGGTTCAGGGCAGTACGAACATTTCCGCTGACCCGAATTTTGTTCTTGGTTTCTATTTGAGCAGTATAGATGCAGGACAGGATATTACAAGCGTGTGCGTCAATGCAGGCAGTACTTACGCAACAGTTCTTAACCTTGACACATATACGACAAGAACAGACGGTGTAAAAGATATGGGTTATGTCGATATGGGTTATCACTATGGAGAAGGTCTGTCCGTTTATAATTTAGTTATAGACGTAAACACCTCTGCCGCCGACGGAACTACAGACCCGCTGCCCGGCCTATACAAAAAATATTCCGGCGAAGTTGTAACTATCACGGCTGTTCCTGATGTAAATTCACGCGTAGCAGCATGGATTATTGACGGCACATCAATACCTTCGAATGTCAAGAAATATACTATAACAATGGATAAATCGCACACGGTTACGGTTGTGTTCGAAGAATATGTTACAAGAAGCATAGTTGTTCCTGACCAGTATAAGACTATTCAGGAAGCTCTCGACGTGGCTGAAAGCGGCGATATAATTTATATTTATCCGAAATCAGACGGCACACCGCACTATATCGAAGACCCCTGCGGTCTGGACTTCGGCGGCAAAGCACTGACTATCCGCTCACGTTATCCGGACGACAAGAATATTGTTGCCGAGACTATTATCGATTGCAACAACAGAGGCCGTGCTTTCATCTTCAGAAATAATGAAGACGCATGCAGCGTTATAGAAGGTTTGACAATAACCAATGGCCTGGCATCCGGCACAATAGCTACCGGAACAAGAATAGTATTAGACCCGGAAGATGCCAATATATATCAGTTGGACGGCAATGACGGCAACGGTAACGGTTACGGCGGTGCGATTTATGTTGGAGTAGGTGCAAGTCCGACAATTCGCAAATGCGTATTCACAAACTGTCAGGTAACCGGCGGTCAGGGCAGCGACGGCGGCAGAGGCTATGACCTGCCGTCTGACAGCACTCTCGAACGCGGCGGATTCGGCGGCGACGGCGGTAACGGAAGCGGAAACGGTTATGGCGGCGTTATCTTCTGTGCCGCAAAAAGCGCTCCGGCTGTACTCGACTGCAAATTCAACGACAATGCCGCACACGGTGGTATCGGCGGCGATGGCGGCGACGGTGGTAACGGCGCCAGCGGTAAAACCGCAGGCAACGGCGGAGACGGCGGCGACGGCTATGGCAACGGCTTCGGCGGCGTGATTTACTGCTCGGCCAAATCATCACCTAAAATCCTCGGCTGCAGCTTTGGCGAAAACCTCGGCGGTATGGGCGTCGGCGGAACATACGGCTTACAAGGCTGGGGCCCAACACCAACAGACCCGCCCTATCCGTATGACGGTTACGCCGGCTCATCCAGCGGAACAGGCTACGGCGGCGCTATCTATTATGAAAAAGGTTCCAATGCCGACATCAACGACTGTCAGATTCTTAACGGTGATACAGTCGCAACAACAGGCGATACTCTTGGAAGCGGCGGCGGCGCGATTTACTTCGAACCGGCCTGCGCTAACAGCGTAATCCTAAACTCGACTCTTGCCGGCAATAAGGCTTCTGCGGGTTTGGGCGGCGCTATTATATTAAACGCAAACAATAAGCTCGTTCTTAACAACTGTTATATCGGCGGCAACAGCGCCAACACTGACGGCGGCGCTATCGCGGTCGGTTCAAAGAATGATGCAAACTTATGCGAACTCGTTTTCAGCGACTGCGTCTTTACGAGCAACACGGCATCGGCACTGGGCGGCAGTATCTACGCAAAGAACTCTGACGCAAACTTTGTCGAATGCTTTGTCAATAGAAACACAGCACATTCCGGCGGCGGTCTCTACATTGTATCAGAGTCATCGCTTAGATTCATCGGCGGAACGATAAACGACAACAACGCTGTCGGCAGCGATGCCCAGGGCGGCGGTGCTATGATAATGCATTTACCGGCGGAATTTATAAATTGTCAGATAACCGGCAACTCTTCAAACTATGCCGGCGGCGGTATTATGCTTAACGGACCTGAAACGGCAATCTCCCAGATAATCAACTGTCTGTTTGCCAAAAACAGGGCTGCCGTAAGGGGCGGTGCGATTGTTACATCGCTGGATTCAAGTCCGACAATCAAAAGTTGTACATTCAGTGAAAACGAAACTGATGTCGGCGGTAAAGGCGGCGGTATATTCTGCACGTTCAGAAGCTCACCGAAAATTAAATACTGTATTTTCGACAAGAACAAACGAATCGCAATCTATGAAAACAGTACAGATTGTAAACCAGTAATTTCTTACAACTTATTTAATAACAATTACCATGGAGACTACTATAACTATACCATTGACAGGCTGTTCAGTATCATACAGCCTGCAATTGACAGAAGCACAGAACTTTCGGAATTAAATGCCCATACGGCAGGCAATAACATCGCAGATTTGTCGGTTAACTCCAATGAAATTGAGATATTCAGAGCAGGCAGTCTGGGCGATTATTATCTGCGACAGAAAACTGCGGATTACAATGATACTGCCTGTCTGGCTATTAACGCAGGCGATGTTGACGCAATGGCAGTTACAGTATTTGACGGCAAAACAATGGCTGACTATACAACAAGAACCGACAGCTATTTGCCGGACGCAACTTCAGACACATATGACATCGGCAAACTTGATTTAGGCTTCCACTATAAGGACGCAAATGAAGCTGCCCAGCTTTACCTGACTACGGAAGTCGCAGGCGGAAAAGGTACTATTTCACCAGCATCCGGTTATGTATACAGAGGCACAACAGTTCAGCTTACAGCCGCGCCGACAACAGGCTGGCGTGTAAAACAATGGTTGGGAACAGACGACGACAGCACAACAAACACAACAAATTACGTTGTGATGATGTCAGACAGAACTGTTTCTGTAGCATTTGAACAACCGAGAAACCTGTATTTACCGGCCGGCTATGCGACATTACAGGAAGCAATCAATGACTCAAGAGATGGAGATAAGATTATTATATCTCCGGGAACGTATCAATATTTCGACATCAACTACGATAATTTGTTTGGCGTAGCGATAAACGGTAAAAGTATAACAATTACCGGTTCCAACCCGGATGACCCGTGTGTTGTGGCTGCGACAATCTTTAAGGGCAACAGATTTGTTATTTCAAATGTTGATTCTTCGATGATTCTCGATGGCATTACTATTCAGGGTTCTCACTGGTATGGCGGCGATGCACTATGTCCGACAACACCAATAAGTCCTGACGGAATAAACGGCGGCTCTTTGCTTGGCGGTGCGATGGAAATAAATAATGCTTCTCCGACGATACGCAACGTCAGATTCGTTGACTGTTCGGCAGGCGGCGGAGACGGCACTAACAATTGCAGCACTGGCGGCGACGGCGGATGGGCAGGCTATGGCTACGGCGGTGCTGTTGGCATAGATTCAGGCAGTTCACCAGTATTCAAGAATTGCAGTTTCACCGGATGTTACGCTTATGGCGGTGACGGCGGCGACGGCGACACATCAAACGACACACCGGGCCACGGCGGCAACTGGGGCGACCCCAACGGCAGTAGATATCAAACATGGGACTATGCCGACGATATGGGCGGCCCAGGCAGTTACGCTCCTTACTGGTACTACACTGGTCAGGGTGGCGCAATTTATTGTTCAGCCGATACTCATCCGGTATTCAAAGACTGCGTCTTCAGCAACAACTTCGTTGTAGGCGGAACCTGTGGTATTAGCTGTCCGGATGTAGAAGCATGGCCAAACCATCATTATATTATTGACTCATTCGGCGGCGCTGTTTATATGGCAACCGGAAGTCAGGCTGACTTTACAGATTGCAACTTTGTCAACAATCTCGGCGATACAAGAAATCAGATTGGCGATGTAAATAATGTTGCATGGTTATATAAAGAAGCAAATTGGGCATTGTCTGATAACGTCGTAAGTTACGGCGGCGCAATCTACGCCGAATCGACAGATTCGATTCCAACAGTTAAAGATTGCACATTCAACAGCAATATAGCATGTGCTGGCGGCGCTTTGAATGTAGAAGATTCAATCTTCCATATCAGCAACTCAAACTTCTTTGGCAACACTGCAATGCTCGGCGGTTCAATGCTGTTCATCGGCAGTGATACAATTCTGTCCTCATGCGATTTCTACGGCAACACCGCGGTAGCACCGGCAGGTCAGGGCGGCGTTGTTTACAGTGCAGCAGGCGCTCCGAAGTTCTATGATTGCAGAATGTTGTATAACAGCGCAAGCTCATCAGGCGGCGCCGGTTACTTCTCTGGCGAACTCGAACCGATTATGCACAACTGCTTAATCACACATAACACAGCTGCCACTTACGGCGGCGGTTTATCCGCGAACTTCGACGTTCAATTACACATGTCGAGCTGTACGGTTGCACACAATCAGGCAACAGGCAGTACAAGTTTCGGCGGCGGTTTGAACTGTGCTTACAATGCGAATACCACTGTCATCAACAGTATATTCTGGGAAAATGAAGCTAATACAGGTCGCCAGATAGCTATTGGTAATAGTTACTCCGCTGCTGACAAACAGCCGGCTGAAGTAACTGTAACATACAGCGACATACAAAGCGGCGGCGCAGGAATATTCTGCGACCAGACAAACGGCTGTCTGCTCTACGGCTTCACTGAACCAAGCACAAACCTGTACGGCACAAGCCTGTCAAGTCCGCAGTTCATTTCATCGCTATGGGTAACAACACCATGGAACGACTACTTCCTTGCAGCACCGGATATAAATGAAGGCTCTGCAACAATGCAGACTACTGACAATATGTGTATCGATTCAGGTTCTGGCACTGCAATAAGCTGGAATATGTACAAACACACAACCAGAACCGACCGCAAGATCGATGTTCCGGATTCCAATATCGATATGGGCTATCACTATATCATACCCGCCACTATAACAGGCGACTTTGATTTCGATGGCGATGTGGACATAGTTGATTGTAATGGGTTTATGCAATACTGGATGTACGAAGATTGCACGTTCCCGTATTACTGCAACGGACGCGATTTCACCGAAGACGGCGAAGTCGATTTCGAGGATTACGCCATATTCGCGGACTACTATCAGGAAACCGAGAAAATTCCGCCGCAGCCTAATTCAATGACTTGGGCAATATTACCGAAGTCTGCTGGTCTAACCTCGATTACAATGACGGCTACAACCGCGACAGATAATTCAAGTAAGGTTATTGAATATTACTTCGAGTGCTTATCCGTTAAAGATCACAACAGTGGTTGGATCACCAGCAGCACATATACAGATACTGGCTTAACCACGGGCGACACTTATGGATATCAGGTCAAAGCAAGAGATGGCCGAGGCAACGAAACAGGCTGGAGCTTACCACACTATACAAGGGCCGGCTCGGATTCGACTGCGCCGACGCCAGACCCAATGACATGGCTGATTGTGCCGACACTGATAGATTCAAATTCTGTCGGAATGTCTGCCACGATAGCGACCGATATTTCCGGCGTTGAGTACTCCTTTGAAGAAACAACCGGTCATAACGGCGGTACCAACAGCGGCTGGATTTCAGTCAACACTTACATAGACTATGGCCTTGAACCCAATACGGTATATACCTATAAAGTTCAGGCACGTGATAAATCAGACAACTACAATGAAACTGGTTTTTCAGCAGAGCGTTCAATAAAAACTCCTGCATCAGGCGGCGATGTTAATGATGTTAATGATACAAATGATATTAGCAACATCATTCCGCTATGGACAACTGAACCTTATGCTACCAGCGGAAATCCGTGGTATTATCACATAATGGACGCCACAGCCGCCACCGACGCGGTTGCATATTACTTTGATTGCTGCGAAGGCGGCGGAACAGACAGCGGATGGATTACATCCACACATTACGAAGCCGGCCCATTCGGCAGCGTTACAAATTCCTCGTACAGGTACAAGTATAAAAACGCCGCTGGCAAAGAAAGCGGATGGTCGCCGATTGTAAGCACGTTTAGTGGATGGTAA